In Nitratiruptor sp. YY09-18, a single window of DNA contains:
- a CDS encoding lytic transglycosylase domain-containing protein → MRPFLLITIVLSTMLFAAFNTKNHYAIQKHIAKSLDIPQKFFHTKKYYNYKKKFSVYKRLHVFDPKAVETYFIPSLVKIINAYNVPDVFLYMAMAESRFAIHAKSNKRAVGIWQFMEPTAKKYGLRVDRYVDERKDPFKATRAAIRYLKDLHKQFGKWYLAALAYNAGDGAVRRAIRKAGTTDLLTLIDEKKKYLPKESREYIYRIVMYAMMANDKEYRLNQDLAYIMTRGEDYDIMPVKVSGGEPLRRIAQAIKLRPTYLRSLNPHIKRGITPPDTNRYSIYIPIVKYKEFQKYYKPQHIYNGIVAYRVQKGDTLYTIARKYGVSLQTLKSYNHLSSSLLHPGQRLYIPLKKLTKMKRRVYRVQKGDTLSMIAKKFGVDPKKLKAWNDKKSSNLKIGEKLVVMQ, encoded by the coding sequence ATGAGACCGTTTTTACTCATAACGATTGTTCTGAGTACTATGCTATTTGCAGCATTTAATACCAAAAACCATTATGCTATTCAAAAACATATTGCCAAAAGTCTAGATATTCCACAAAAATTTTTTCACACAAAAAAGTATTACAATTACAAAAAGAAGTTTTCTGTTTATAAAAGACTCCATGTTTTTGACCCAAAAGCTGTAGAGACATATTTTATACCAAGCCTTGTGAAGATCATCAACGCATACAATGTGCCTGATGTCTTTTTGTATATGGCGATGGCAGAATCTCGTTTTGCAATTCATGCTAAGTCAAATAAAAGAGCAGTTGGTATCTGGCAGTTTATGGAACCAACTGCAAAAAAGTATGGCCTGCGTGTCGATAGATATGTGGATGAGAGGAAAGATCCATTTAAAGCCACCCGCGCAGCAATCCGCTACCTCAAAGATCTCCATAAGCAGTTTGGAAAGTGGTATCTTGCAGCACTCGCATACAATGCAGGTGATGGAGCTGTAAGACGCGCTATTAGAAAAGCTGGAACTACAGATCTCTTGACTCTCATTGATGAGAAGAAGAAGTATTTGCCAAAAGAGAGTCGTGAATATATCTATCGCATTGTGATGTATGCAATGATGGCAAATGATAAAGAGTATAGGCTCAATCAAGATCTTGCCTATATAATGACCAGAGGTGAAGACTATGACATTATGCCTGTAAAGGTGAGCGGAGGAGAGCCTCTGCGCCGTATCGCACAAGCAATAAAGCTGCGACCTACATATCTACGCAGCCTCAATCCTCATATAAAACGAGGTATTACTCCGCCAGATACAAATAGATATAGTATCTATATCCCAATTGTGAAGTATAAAGAGTTCCAAAAGTACTATAAACCGCAACACATCTACAATGGTATAGTAGCCTATAGAGTACAAAAAGGTGATACGCTCTATACAATAGCTAGAAAATATGGTGTGAGTCTTCAGACTCTCAAAAGCTATAACCATCTCTCCAGCTCTCTTTTGCACCCAGGACAAAGACTTTATATTCCACTCAAGAAACTAACGAAGATGAAGAGAAGGGTATATAGAGTGCAAAAAGGTGATACGCTCAGTATGATTGCGAAAAAATTTGGCGTTGATCCTAAAAAACTTAAAGCTTGGAACGATAAAAAGAGTAGTAATTTAAAAATTGGAGAGAAGCTTGTGGTCATGCAATAA
- a CDS encoding septal ring lytic transglycosylase RlpA family protein, translating into MERSLWSCNKIALYLVIASLFWGCSSRQEAPFTPPSGTPNYGEAKSSPSIHRATMRPYTVNGVVYHPTVVAVGSKQRGIASWYGPNFHGKKTSNGEIYDMYKHTAAHKTLPMNTMVKVTNLRNGKSTIVRINDRGPFVANRIIDLSYSAAKELGVVGAGTAPVELEVLGFDKHIKQKETVATTPSTQSVVLSDFAVQIGSFRRYQGAQITKRRNAVVDNRYRAVIKKFIVDGEPLYRVWLTGFRSEDEARDFIVQGRYPGAFIVRN; encoded by the coding sequence TTGGAGAGAAGCTTGTGGTCATGCAATAAAATAGCACTCTATCTCGTAATCGCATCTCTTTTTTGGGGCTGTTCAAGCAGACAGGAAGCCCCTTTCACCCCGCCTTCAGGCACTCCAAACTATGGAGAGGCAAAAAGTTCACCATCAATTCATCGCGCTACTATGCGCCCATACACAGTCAATGGAGTAGTCTACCATCCAACTGTTGTTGCAGTTGGTTCAAAGCAGCGTGGCATTGCTAGCTGGTATGGTCCAAATTTTCATGGTAAGAAAACGAGCAACGGTGAGATTTATGATATGTACAAACATACTGCTGCGCATAAGACACTACCGATGAATACAATGGTAAAAGTGACAAATCTTCGCAATGGCAAGTCAACAATTGTACGTATCAATGATAGGGGACCGTTTGTAGCTAATCGTATCATAGATCTTAGCTATAGTGCAGCAAAAGAACTAGGTGTAGTTGGAGCAGGTACCGCGCCTGTTGAATTGGAAGTTCTCGGATTTGATAAACATATAAAACAGAAGGAAACAGTTGCAACAACTCCATCGACACAGTCTGTGGTTCTTAGCGATTTTGCAGTGCAGATAGGGTCATTTAGACGCTACCAGGGAGCGCAGATTACAAAAAGGCGCAATGCTGTTGTAGATAATCGATACAGAGCCGTAATAAAGAAATTTATTGTTGATGGAGAGCCCCTTTATAGAGTCTGGCTTACAGGTTTTAGAAGTGAAGATGAAGCAAGAGACTTTATCGTTCAGGGACGCTATCCTGGTGCATTTATTGTAAGGAACTAA
- the hisB gene encoding imidazoleglycerol-phosphate dehydratase HisB: MVQLERKTKETEIYVALDIHGNGNYKIDTGIGFFDHMLEALTKHARFDAEIVCKGDLHVDFHHSVEDVGIVLGEAFAKEVYPVKNMERFGESVVVMDEAAVSCALDLSNRPYLVYEIGLDGKIGEFDCELFEEFFKAFVFNARVTCHINRLRGHNRHHIAEASFKALAVALRRAIAYNDRAGLPSTKGVL, encoded by the coding sequence ATGGTGCAGTTAGAGAGAAAGACCAAAGAGACAGAGATTTATGTAGCTCTCGATATCCATGGCAATGGAAATTACAAGATCGATACAGGTATAGGATTTTTTGATCATATGCTTGAAGCTCTCACAAAACATGCGCGATTTGATGCAGAGATCGTGTGCAAGGGTGATCTGCATGTAGATTTTCACCACAGTGTTGAGGATGTGGGAATTGTACTCGGTGAAGCATTTGCAAAAGAGGTTTATCCTGTTAAGAATATGGAGCGTTTTGGAGAGAGTGTAGTAGTGATGGATGAGGCTGCTGTAAGTTGTGCACTCGATCTATCTAATCGTCCCTACTTAGTGTATGAAATAGGGCTTGATGGAAAAATTGGGGAGTTTGATTGTGAGCTTTTTGAAGAGTTTTTCAAAGCCTTTGTCTTCAATGCAAGAGTTACTTGTCACATCAATAGACTTCGTGGACACAACCGACACCACATTGCCGAAGCCTCTTTCAAAGCGCTTGCAGTCGCACTGCGTCGTGCAATTGCCTACAACGATAGAGCCGGTTTACCAAGTACTAAAGGTGTTTTGTGA
- a CDS encoding HAD family hydrolase, producing the protein MIELLVLDVDGCMSDGSIIYTDQGHELKAFNVKDGFAIVQWHRLGKRSAIITGRKSPIVAQRAKELGIDYLRQNVKRKDEALQEILNELSLTWKNVAAIGDDLNDYRLLQKVGLSFAPLDAIDIIKQNVDVILTKSGGRGAVREMIEIILQREDLLDKYLDFWMK; encoded by the coding sequence GTGATTGAGCTGCTTGTCCTTGATGTGGATGGATGCATGAGTGATGGTTCTATTATCTACACTGACCAAGGGCATGAGCTTAAAGCCTTCAATGTCAAGGACGGCTTTGCTATAGTGCAATGGCACAGACTTGGGAAAAGAAGTGCAATTATTACAGGGAGAAAATCTCCCATAGTTGCACAAAGAGCAAAAGAGCTTGGTATTGATTATCTACGACAGAATGTTAAGAGAAAAGATGAAGCCCTTCAAGAGATACTAAATGAACTTAGCTTAACTTGGAAAAATGTCGCTGCTATAGGGGACGATCTCAATGATTATCGACTCTTACAAAAAGTTGGTCTCTCTTTTGCGCCACTTGATGCAATCGATATAATAAAGCAAAATGTTGATGTAATCCTCACCAAAAGTGGTGGGAGAGGTGCTGTGAGAGAGATGATTGAGATAATATTGCAAAGAGAAGATCTGCTTGATAAGTATCTCGATTTTTGGATGAAGTAA
- the lptC gene encoding LPS export ABC transporter periplasmic protein LptC, with amino-acid sequence MKIVTILGLLLLFIALWFAFFHPFNVTFSKKDLPEIEFHGFKYQEITPQGIQNLLQGQDATKEEKRLEIERFTFIDKNESLKADKGIYTNDLIDLFKNIRYSKDTYTISTQRAQYDLNNQIIKVLDPFILTSPKMEVHGAKMTIWRKLGKIEAQKIKAKIESSL; translated from the coding sequence TTGAAGATTGTTACCATTCTCGGATTGCTCCTTCTCTTCATTGCTTTATGGTTTGCTTTTTTTCACCCTTTTAATGTAACATTTTCCAAAAAAGATCTTCCCGAAATCGAGTTTCATGGATTTAAATACCAAGAGATTACTCCTCAAGGGATTCAAAATCTCCTCCAAGGCCAAGATGCTACAAAAGAAGAGAAGAGATTGGAAATAGAGCGTTTTACGTTTATAGATAAGAATGAGTCATTGAAGGCTGATAAGGGAATCTATACAAACGATCTCATAGATCTATTTAAAAATATCCGCTACAGTAAAGATACATATACGATCTCGACGCAAAGAGCACAATACGATCTTAATAACCAGATCATTAAAGTACTCGATCCATTTATACTTACATCACCAAAAATGGAAGTACATGGAGCCAAAATGACAATATGGCGAAAATTGGGTAAAATAGAGGCACAAAAAATCAAAGCAAAAATAGAGAGTAGTTTATGA
- the lptA gene encoding lipopolysaccharide transport periplasmic protein LptA, translating into MRIVVAILLLLSFIFAEQIEITSQKFEGDQKRLLSIFTGNVFMKKGKDIIKAQKVTIYFDKKRKPQKIIAIGKVNFTLYDKNGKYYKGNCDKAIYYPKKKEYHLFGNVAVMQLPDNKKLYSQKLVLNLLTSHVVVEGKGKKPVKMIFEIKE; encoded by the coding sequence ATGAGAATTGTAGTAGCGATTTTGTTGCTTTTGTCATTTATCTTTGCTGAACAGATTGAAATAACTTCACAAAAATTTGAAGGTGATCAAAAGAGACTTCTCTCAATCTTTACCGGCAATGTTTTTATGAAAAAAGGTAAAGATATCATCAAAGCGCAAAAAGTTACTATTTATTTTGATAAAAAGAGAAAACCTCAAAAAATCATAGCTATTGGAAAAGTAAATTTCACACTCTATGATAAAAATGGAAAATACTATAAAGGAAACTGCGATAAAGCGATATACTATCCAAAGAAAAAAGAGTATCACCTCTTTGGAAATGTTGCAGTAATGCAGTTGCCAGACAATAAAAAGCTCTATTCGCAAAAACTTGTCCTCAATCTCCTCACAAGCCATGTGGTGGTAGAGGGTAAAGGGAAAAAACCTGTGAAAATGATTTTTGAGATAAAAGAATGA
- the yihA gene encoding ribosome biogenesis GTP-binding protein YihA/YsxC gives MIVPIKADFVTSAPSIKQAPPASLSEVAFVGRSNVGKSSLLNALTNRKNLAKSSATPGKTKLINFFDVEYKVGENRYPLRFVDLPGYGYAKASKSLKNEWQRHLTDFIKKRDSIRVFIHLIDARHPDLAIDKETEEFLHSIAKGDQKILHVYTKADKLKQKDIAKIKKIDPEALLVSSVTKRGIEDLKQQILEHVFGDILSQTKTH, from the coding sequence ATGATAGTACCAATAAAAGCAGACTTTGTTACTTCTGCTCCCTCAATCAAGCAAGCCCCTCCTGCGAGCCTTAGTGAAGTGGCTTTTGTTGGGAGAAGTAATGTAGGAAAAAGCTCTTTGCTTAATGCTCTAACAAATAGGAAAAATCTTGCAAAAAGCTCAGCAACTCCGGGTAAAACAAAACTGATAAATTTTTTCGATGTGGAGTACAAAGTAGGAGAGAATCGCTACCCCCTGCGTTTTGTAGATTTGCCAGGGTATGGGTATGCAAAAGCAAGTAAGAGTTTAAAAAATGAGTGGCAAAGACACCTCACTGATTTTATTAAAAAGCGAGATTCTATAAGAGTCTTTATCCACCTCATAGATGCACGCCATCCTGATCTTGCAATCGATAAAGAGACAGAAGAGTTTTTGCACTCCATAGCAAAAGGTGACCAAAAAATATTGCATGTCTATACAAAAGCAGATAAACTCAAGCAAAAAGATATAGCAAAAATCAAAAAAATCGATCCTGAGGCTCTTTTGGTATCGAGCGTGACAAAAAGAGGAATAGAGGATCTCAAACAACAGATTTTGGAGCATGTATTTGGCGATATCCTATCACAAACCAAAACTCACTGA
- a CDS encoding N-acetyltransferase, with translation MAISYHKPKLTDIPAMQALVKEAVQEGIILPRSDDEIATNIRSYIVAKDGRKIVGYVALHIHSMRLGEIRSLIVDEEYRGRRIGQELVKRAVQEGKDLALQEVLSLTYNKPFFEKLGFYEIEKEKIPEQKIWQDCIKCKHFPVCNEVAMMKKIS, from the coding sequence TTGGCGATATCCTATCACAAACCAAAACTCACTGATATTCCAGCTATGCAGGCACTTGTGAAAGAGGCAGTGCAAGAGGGGATTATACTTCCTCGCAGTGATGATGAGATAGCTACAAATATTCGCTCATATATAGTTGCAAAAGATGGTAGAAAAATAGTAGGATATGTGGCTTTGCATATACACTCAATGCGACTAGGTGAAATTCGCAGCCTTATAGTAGATGAAGAATATAGAGGAAGAAGAATAGGCCAAGAACTGGTTAAAAGAGCAGTGCAAGAGGGAAAAGATCTGGCACTCCAAGAGGTTCTCTCACTCACATATAACAAACCATTTTTTGAGAAGTTAGGATTTTATGAAATTGAAAAAGAGAAGATTCCAGAACAAAAAATTTGGCAAGATTGTATAAAATGCAAGCACTTTCCAGTATGCAACGAAGTGGCAATGATGAAAAAAATCTCCTAG
- the mrdA gene encoding penicillin-binding protein 2, translating into MRYKIALTFFALVWIVLLSRVYYLAIKSNSYYETLAKQNMIKKEWIIPVRGEIFDRNKIPLAVNKIGFKITLQPHMHSSELNQTILTLQEFFHDLNATKIVRRYNRDNSPYNHDFIEVVPFIDYYELLPYFTKLQLNPHIAIEPTFKRYYPQGKIASHILGYVGKTNRKEAKSDKVAKITGIIGKNGLEKFYNSYLEGQLGYKLVKVSAFNEELETLKRVDPVQNNHLYTTIDLRLQKYIQSLFEGKMGVAIVMKTDGEILAAVSYPEYDLNMFVSGISRKDWQRLITDLSHPFTNKLIHGLYPPGSTIKMGVGLSFIDSRKISAYTPFYCKGYIELGKRKFRCWKTWGHGEVRLVKAIRESCDVYFYEGSLRVGINKIAHDLRKMGLGVRSGVDLPNEFIGVIPDKAWKMRHYKMPWYKGETVVSAIGQGYDLVTPMQIARYTALIASGKLPTPHFAKSFKDKPYKKKIQDILSPLQKRNLNFIQRGMYEVCNHEKGTAYKYLNTPIIIAGKTGTAQIVGIPQDEKERMKEEDMAYYTRSHAWLTTYAPYHNPKYVVTILVEHGGHGGSAAGPIVSKIYWKMMELGYFKANDLKQK; encoded by the coding sequence ATGCGGTATAAAATAGCTCTTACATTCTTTGCACTGGTATGGATTGTCCTTCTTAGTCGTGTTTACTACCTCGCTATCAAATCTAATAGCTACTATGAGACACTTGCAAAGCAAAATATGATAAAAAAAGAGTGGATTATACCTGTGAGGGGAGAGATATTTGATCGCAATAAAATCCCCCTCGCAGTCAACAAAATCGGCTTCAAAATCACACTCCAGCCTCATATGCACTCATCCGAACTTAATCAAACAATACTTACTCTTCAAGAATTTTTTCACGATCTTAATGCTACAAAAATAGTTAGACGTTATAATAGAGACAACTCTCCTTATAATCACGATTTTATTGAAGTCGTACCGTTTATTGATTATTATGAGCTCTTACCATATTTTACAAAGCTGCAGCTCAATCCTCATATAGCAATAGAGCCAACTTTCAAGCGTTACTATCCACAAGGCAAGATTGCCTCTCATATCTTAGGCTATGTTGGCAAGACCAACCGCAAAGAGGCAAAGAGTGATAAAGTAGCAAAAATTACAGGTATAATAGGCAAAAACGGATTGGAAAAGTTTTATAACAGCTATCTTGAAGGGCAGCTTGGATATAAGCTTGTGAAGGTGAGTGCCTTTAACGAAGAGCTAGAGACTCTCAAAAGAGTCGATCCAGTCCAAAATAATCACCTCTATACCACAATAGATCTGCGACTTCAAAAGTATATCCAGTCGCTCTTTGAAGGAAAAATGGGTGTAGCGATTGTGATGAAAACAGATGGTGAAATTTTAGCAGCAGTAAGTTATCCAGAGTATGATCTGAATATGTTTGTATCAGGGATTTCGCGAAAAGATTGGCAAAGACTCATAACAGATCTTTCGCATCCGTTTACCAATAAACTCATTCATGGCCTCTATCCTCCAGGATCAACTATAAAAATGGGAGTGGGACTCTCTTTTATAGATTCAAGAAAAATATCAGCATATACTCCTTTTTATTGCAAAGGGTATATTGAGCTTGGTAAGAGGAAATTTCGCTGCTGGAAGACATGGGGACATGGAGAGGTGCGCCTTGTAAAAGCAATTAGAGAGAGTTGTGATGTATATTTTTATGAGGGGAGTTTACGGGTAGGGATCAATAAAATTGCCCATGATTTACGAAAAATGGGGCTTGGTGTAAGGAGTGGTGTTGATTTGCCAAATGAATTTATAGGTGTTATACCAGATAAAGCGTGGAAGATGCGCCACTACAAGATGCCTTGGTATAAAGGTGAAACAGTTGTGAGTGCTATTGGACAAGGATATGATCTTGTCACTCCTATGCAGATAGCTCGTTACACTGCTCTCATAGCCAGTGGTAAGCTTCCAACTCCCCATTTTGCTAAAAGTTTTAAAGATAAACCCTATAAAAAGAAAATTCAAGATATTCTCTCACCTCTTCAAAAGCGCAATCTCAACTTCATCCAGCGAGGTATGTATGAAGTTTGTAACCATGAAAAGGGAACTGCTTATAAATATCTCAACACCCCAATAATCATAGCTGGAAAGACGGGAACTGCACAGATTGTAGGAATTCCACAAGATGAAAAAGAGAGAATGAAAGAGGAGGATATGGCTTACTATACTCGCTCCCATGCATGGCTTACCACATATGCTCCCTATCACAATCCAAAATATGTAGTCACCATATTAGTGGAGCATGGTGGCCATGGAGGCTCGGCTGCTGGGCCGATAGTATCGAAGATCTATTGGAAAATGATGGAACTTGGCTATTTTAAGGCAAATGATTTAAAGCAAAAATAG
- a CDS encoding calcium/sodium antiporter, translated as MSDYIIFLLAMAALIKGADFIIKESEKIALHFGISEFVIGATLIALGTSLPEMAASIAASWHGKSDLAVSNVIGSVTINITVVLGLVFLIAKHIHPRRDIFGKDSAWSLFPVLIFLLVAYDGTISVGEGVVFLLIMGAYLLFLSQEPTLVAGEVEEELAREAFKWPVTILFLIVGFLMVVYGADYTVQSASNIARSLGVSEWIIGLFLVAFGTSLPELVVSIVAAINKKADMSIGNIIGSNVANFSVVLGSAAIVNPLKVDLQTYGFDILTALFASLMLIFISANKLYNKSAGIVLLATFAIFALNHLP; from the coding sequence ATGAGTGATTATATAATCTTTCTTCTTGCCATGGCAGCTTTGATCAAAGGAGCAGACTTTATTATCAAAGAGTCTGAAAAGATTGCTCTGCACTTTGGAATCAGTGAATTTGTCATTGGTGCGACACTCATTGCTTTGGGCACAAGTCTTCCCGAAATGGCTGCGAGTATTGCAGCAAGCTGGCATGGCAAAAGCGATTTAGCAGTCTCCAATGTAATAGGCAGTGTTACCATCAATATCACTGTAGTGCTAGGTCTTGTCTTTCTCATAGCAAAGCATATACACCCTAGACGCGATATCTTTGGAAAAGATAGTGCATGGTCGCTTTTTCCCGTTTTGATCTTTTTGCTTGTAGCCTATGATGGAACCATATCTGTAGGAGAAGGAGTGGTCTTTTTGCTCATAATGGGTGCTTATCTGCTCTTTTTATCCCAAGAGCCAACCCTTGTAGCTGGAGAAGTAGAAGAGGAGCTTGCGCGTGAAGCATTTAAGTGGCCTGTAACAATACTCTTTTTGATTGTTGGATTTTTAATGGTTGTCTATGGAGCTGACTACACTGTGCAGAGTGCTAGCAATATAGCGAGGAGCCTTGGGGTAAGTGAATGGATCATAGGGCTCTTTTTGGTAGCTTTTGGTACAAGTCTTCCAGAACTTGTTGTCAGTATTGTCGCCGCAATCAATAAAAAAGCAGATATGAGTATAGGCAATATCATTGGATCAAATGTTGCAAATTTTAGCGTAGTGCTAGGATCAGCTGCAATTGTCAATCCTCTCAAAGTCGATCTGCAAACTTATGGTTTTGATATTCTCACAGCCCTCTTTGCATCTTTGATGCTTATCTTCATTAGCGCCAACAAGCTCTATAACAAATCTGCTGGTATTGTACTCTTAGCAACTTTTGCTATTTTTGCTTTAAATCATTTGCCTTAA
- the ybeY gene encoding rRNA maturation RNase YbeY encodes MIEIDNRTKTAIDSNIIEKIANSLTDKDIELLIVDKNTIQQLNATYRNKNAPTDVLSFPLAQTPGSMLGSIVICADVAESVAKRYGHTLQEEIALLFLHGLLHLLGFDHEIDQGQMRQKEQEIIEKFNLPTSLIVRTDDE; translated from the coding sequence ATGATTGAGATTGATAATAGAACAAAAACTGCTATTGATAGTAACATTATCGAAAAAATCGCAAACTCTTTAACAGATAAAGATATAGAACTTCTCATAGTCGATAAAAATACAATCCAACAGCTCAACGCTACTTATCGCAATAAAAATGCTCCTACTGATGTTTTGAGTTTTCCACTTGCACAGACTCCCGGATCAATGCTCGGAAGTATCGTAATTTGTGCTGATGTCGCAGAGTCAGTTGCTAAAAGATATGGCCATACCCTCCAAGAAGAGATTGCACTTCTCTTTTTGCATGGGCTTTTACATCTCCTTGGATTCGATCACGAAATAGACCAAGGCCAGATGCGCCAAAAGGAGCAAGAGATTATTGAAAAGTTCAATTTACCCACAAGCCTTATCGTAAGGACAGATGATGAGTGA
- a CDS encoding methyl-accepting chemotaxis protein yields the protein MFKTIKAKMILLVIIFITYAGIMGVRDIARDYKEFQNAQNIKYDVLLSIKISNLVHELQKERGRSAGYLGSRGKKFAYEIKLQYQLTDNRLRELKEYVAKNQNSKGSLQQKILNILQSLQKLDKIRKDVLALRIETKKAIGFYTRINGEFLQTIGLIAKQCDNALIAKELLAYDYFLQAKERAGIERAVLSATFAKDGFMQGFFVKYIKLMTEQKAFIDAFATAAPQKLLQIYKSNYKGKAIEEVARMERVAIDLHKSGGFGIDPAYWFDTITKKINLLKDIEDKIAHIIIEDNQHIIQENKQDLLVTLFITALGLLLVLVISYLIIERSINTYIQTINTNLEEITKTKDFSREIPLNSQDELSKIVKNINTLITFAKEIIAHAKEGVEKDSKVAQELSQAAIEIGNNMEQEAYFVSQSANNAQKVKEPLLNSVAKLDHAQTDMQQANNLLQISKKSILELVREVKRSANKEEHVAKELSRLVELTDETSNVLILIEEIANQTNLLALNAAIEAARAGEHGKGFAVVADEVRGLAEKSRNHVEKISGTITQLLMQIESISTEIANNAKNIINLSNRVNNIEADVDSVSSVMDETVKSSLSASQQIKNILKNIEDIIVDMDKINEISSLNARNVEEIATSTEYLYKQIDILRSKLQAYKT from the coding sequence ATGTTTAAAACTATCAAAGCAAAAATGATTCTCCTTGTGATTATTTTTATCACTTATGCAGGAATAATGGGGGTCAGAGATATAGCAAGAGATTATAAAGAGTTCCAAAACGCCCAAAATATCAAGTATGATGTACTCTTGAGCATAAAAATTTCAAATCTTGTGCATGAGCTGCAAAAAGAGAGAGGTAGAAGTGCAGGTTATCTTGGCAGTAGAGGTAAAAAGTTTGCTTATGAGATAAAATTGCAATATCAACTCACAGATAACCGCTTGCGAGAGCTCAAAGAGTATGTAGCCAAAAATCAAAATAGCAAAGGAAGTTTGCAGCAAAAAATTTTAAATATTCTCCAATCACTCCAAAAACTTGACAAAATCAGAAAAGATGTCCTAGCACTCCGTATTGAGACCAAAAAAGCAATTGGATTTTATACACGCATAAATGGAGAGTTTTTACAAACAATTGGACTCATAGCAAAACAGTGTGACAATGCTCTCATAGCTAAAGAGCTGTTGGCATATGACTATTTTCTCCAAGCAAAAGAGCGTGCAGGGATCGAGAGAGCTGTTCTTTCGGCTACCTTTGCAAAAGATGGTTTTATGCAAGGATTCTTTGTAAAATATATAAAGCTTATGACTGAGCAAAAAGCCTTTATCGATGCATTTGCAACTGCAGCACCTCAAAAGCTTCTCCAAATATATAAGAGCAATTACAAAGGAAAAGCTATCGAAGAGGTTGCACGTATGGAAAGGGTTGCCATAGATCTTCATAAAAGTGGCGGATTTGGCATAGACCCTGCATACTGGTTTGATACTATTACAAAGAAGATAAATCTTTTAAAGGATATTGAGGATAAAATCGCTCATATCATTATCGAAGACAATCAGCATATTATTCAAGAGAACAAGCAAGATCTCCTTGTGACACTTTTCATTACTGCTCTAGGTCTTCTTCTCGTTCTAGTTATAAGCTATCTCATAATTGAGCGCTCAATCAATACCTATATCCAAACCATTAATACAAACCTTGAAGAGATTACCAAAACCAAAGATTTTTCAAGAGAGATACCTCTGAATTCGCAAGATGAGTTGAGCAAAATTGTCAAAAATATCAATACGCTCATAACTTTTGCAAAAGAGATCATTGCACATGCAAAAGAGGGAGTAGAGAAAGATTCAAAAGTTGCCCAAGAGCTCTCACAAGCTGCCATAGAGATAGGGAACAATATGGAGCAAGAAGCCTATTTCGTTTCTCAAAGTGCCAATAACGCACAAAAGGTCAAAGAGCCACTCCTTAACTCTGTAGCTAAACTAGATCATGCACAAACAGATATGCAGCAAGCAAACAATCTTTTGCAAATTTCAAAAAAAAGTATTTTAGAGCTTGTAAGAGAAGTTAAACGCAGTGCAAACAAAGAGGAGCATGTTGCAAAAGAGCTTAGCAGATTGGTCGAGCTTACTGATGAGACATCCAATGTATTGATACTCATTGAGGAGATAGCCAACCAGACAAATCTTTTAGCACTCAATGCTGCTATTGAAGCAGCCCGTGCTGGAGAGCATGGCAAAGGTTTTGCGGTTGTGGCTGATGAAGTAAGAGGGCTTGCTGAAAAATCGAGAAACCATGTTGAAAAGATCAGTGGTACGATCACACAGCTACTCATGCAGATAGAAAGTATTAGTACAGAAATTGCAAACAATGCAAAAAACATTATAAATCTTTCAAACAGAGTCAACAACATTGAAGCTGATGTTGACTCTGTATCGAGTGTCATGGATGAGACTGTCAAAAGTTCTTTAAGCGCATCACAGCAGATCAAAAATATTCTTAAAAATATTGAAGATATAATTGTTGATATGGATAAAATCAATGAAATCTCTTCACTCAATGCAAGAAATGTGGAAGAGATCGCAACCTCTACAGAGTATCTATACAAACAGATCGATATTTTACGTAGCAAACTGCAAGCATATAAGACATGA